In Clostridia bacterium, one DNA window encodes the following:
- a CDS encoding DMT family transporter: MNSKRMKANLLLLLTAAIWGVAFVAQKESVKYIGPYLYNGVRFLLGAVSLIPLILIIKPKVTKDFKYMLKGGITVGIFLFLAASLQQIGIIYTDAGKAGFITSLYMVIIPVIGIFLKHKTSFNTWLGVFIALIGLYLLCMSGSFTLEYGDFLIFICAFFWAGHVLLIDHFVKRINSLLLSVMQFSVCGILCIISSFICKETVSTEVVINALIPILYGGILSVGVAYTLQTVAQKDAKPSHAAIIMSMESCFSVIGGALILGERMSANGYIGCILIFAAIIISQLKKKSLYKTR; the protein is encoded by the coding sequence ATGAACAGTAAAAGAATGAAAGCAAATTTATTGCTTCTTTTAACTGCGGCTATATGGGGAGTTGCATTTGTTGCACAAAAAGAAAGCGTTAAGTACATAGGACCATACTTATATAACGGAGTAAGATTTTTACTTGGAGCAGTATCTCTAATTCCTCTTATTCTTATAATTAAACCAAAGGTTACTAAAGATTTTAAATATATGCTAAAAGGTGGAATTACAGTTGGAATATTTCTCTTTCTGGCAGCAAGTCTTCAGCAGATAGGCATTATTTATACAGATGCAGGAAAAGCAGGGTTTATAACAAGTCTTTATATGGTTATTATTCCTGTTATAGGCATATTTTTAAAACATAAGACATCTTTTAACACATGGCTTGGAGTTTTTATTGCACTTATCGGTCTTTATCTTTTATGTATGTCAGGTTCATTCACATTAGAATACGGCGACTTTTTAATTTTTATCTGTGCTTTTTTCTGGGCAGGGCATGTGCTTTTGATAGACCACTTTGTTAAAAGGATAAACTCGTTGTTACTTTCAGTTATGCAGTTTAGCGTTTGTGGTATTTTATGCATAATATCCTCGTTTATATGCAAAGAAACTGTATCAACTGAAGTTGTTATAAATGCTTTAATTCCTATCTTATACGGTGGTATTTTATCGGTTGGAGTGGCATATACTCTTCAGACAGTAGCACAAAAAGATGCTAAACCGTCTCATGCTGCGATTATAATGAGTATGGAATCGTGTTTCAGCGTTATAGGGGGAGCATTGATTTTAGGGGAAAGAATGAGTGCTAACGGATATATAGGCTGTATTCTGATCTTTGCTGCTATTATAATTTCCCAACTAAAAAAGAAAAGTCTTTACAAAACGCGATAA
- a CDS encoding tyrosine recombinase XerC, which produces MYDDAPLILKNFLTQKLTIEGRSPNTVKEYYYDLKGFFNYIKEIKGYEKEIDIDFIKTIELNDIYNYLMYISSEKKNGARTRSRRVSSIKSFFKYLQVKVKLIDVNPTDALDAPKTVKSLPRYLELDESKRLLSTIDGRHKERDFAILTLFLNCGLRLSELVGINITDIKKDSLVVKGKGNKERTIYLNDACKSAIEDYIAVRPKLNLKDEKALFISGQNNRIYFKTVQFLVKKYIAQAGLDPMKYSTHKLRHTAATLMYKYGKVDVRALQEILGHEQLSTTQIYTHVSDDKIKEAVDRNPLADFGKELKKDEQ; this is translated from the coding sequence ATGTATGATGACGCACCTTTGATTTTAAAGAATTTTTTAACCCAGAAGTTAACTATCGAGGGAAGAAGTCCTAATACAGTTAAGGAATATTATTATGATTTAAAGGGTTTTTTTAATTACATAAAAGAAATAAAGGGTTATGAAAAGGAAATAGATATTGACTTTATAAAGACAATAGAACTAAACGATATATATAATTATCTTATGTATATAAGCAGTGAAAAAAAGAACGGAGCGCGTACCCGTTCCAGAAGAGTATCTTCAATAAAGTCATTCTTTAAATATCTTCAGGTAAAAGTAAAACTTATAGATGTTAACCCTACTGATGCACTTGATGCACCAAAAACTGTAAAATCTCTTCCTCGTTATCTTGAACTTGATGAAAGCAAAAGGCTTTTAAGCACTATTGACGGAAGACATAAAGAAAGAGACTTTGCAATTCTTACCTTGTTCTTAAATTGCGGACTTCGTTTATCCGAACTTGTAGGAATAAATATAACCGACATTAAAAAAGACAGTCTTGTAGTTAAAGGTAAGGGGAATAAGGAAAGAACGATTTATTTAAACGATGCTTGTAAATCTGCCATTGAAGACTATATTGCAGTAAGACCAAAACTTAATTTAAAGGATGAAAAAGCACTTTTTATAAGTGGGCAGAATAACAGGATATATTTTAAGACTGTGCAGTTTTTAGTTAAAAAATATATTGCACAGGCAGGGCTTGACCCTATGAAATATTCCACTCATAAATTAAGACATACTGCGGCAACTTTAATGTATAAATACGGAAAAGTAGATGTAAGAGCCTTGCAGGAAATTTTGGGGCATGAACAGTTAAGCACTACACAGATATACACACATGTATCAGACGATAAAATAAAAGAAGCAGTGGACAGAAATCCTCTTGCAGATTTCGGAAAGGAACTTAAAAAAGATGAACAGTAA
- a CDS encoding aldo/keto reductase, with protein MNYVANEKRYDIMDYNRCGESGLKLPAVSLGLWHNFGDTGNYENMCKMCFTAFDNGITHFDLANNYGPEAGSAERNFGKILNEHMKSYRDEMIISTKAGYYMWPGPYGEFGSKKYLCASLDQSLKRMNLEYVDIFYHHRMDKETPLYETMWALAQIVKSGKALYVGLSNYDGETMKEAADILKELHCPFIINQNRYSILDRKIEENGLYDMAIKEKKGMIIFSPLAQGLLTERYLKGIPDDSRVRTDGRFLNENSISESIIEKIKKLNNLANERGQTLAQMALSWVYSKEGITSVLIGASKDTQILENIKMKENTTFSKEELDLIDEIVK; from the coding sequence ATGAATTATGTTGCAAATGAGAAAAGATACGATATAATGGACTACAATAGATGTGGTGAAAGCGGACTAAAACTTCCTGCAGTGTCTTTAGGCTTATGGCATAACTTTGGGGATACAGGCAATTATGAGAATATGTGCAAAATGTGTTTTACTGCTTTTGATAATGGTATAACCCATTTTGACCTTGCTAATAATTACGGTCCTGAAGCAGGAAGTGCAGAAAGAAACTTTGGTAAAATTTTAAACGAACATATGAAAAGTTACCGTGATGAAATGATTATTAGTACAAAGGCAGGGTATTATATGTGGCCCGGCCCATACGGAGAATTTGGAAGTAAGAAATATCTATGTGCAAGTTTAGACCAGAGTTTAAAAAGAATGAATCTTGAATATGTTGATATATTCTATCATCACAGAATGGATAAAGAAACTCCTCTTTATGAAACAATGTGGGCATTGGCTCAGATTGTAAAAAGCGGTAAGGCTCTTTATGTTGGTCTTTCAAATTACGATGGCGAAACAATGAAAGAGGCAGCAGATATATTAAAGGAACTTCACTGTCCGTTTATAATAAACCAGAACAGATATTCTATTCTTGACAGAAAAATAGAAGAAAACGGACTTTATGATATGGCAATAAAAGAGAAAAAGGGAATGATAATTTTTAGTCCACTTGCTCAAGGTTTGCTTACCGAAAGATATTTAAAAGGAATACCAGATGACAGCAGAGTAAGAACTGACGGAAGATTTTTAAATGAAAACTCAATTTCAGAAAGTATTATTGAAAAAATCAAGAAACTAAATAATCTGGCAAATGAAAGAGGGCAGACACTTGCTCAAATGGCTCTTTCATGGGTTTATTCCAAAGAAGGAATCACAAGTGTTCTAATTGGAGCATCAAAGGATACTCAGATTTTAGAAAATATAAAGATGAAAGAGAATACAACTTTCTCAAAAGAAGAACTTGACTTAATTGACGAAATAGTAAAATAG
- a CDS encoding YgjV family protein yields MITAQVLGIMAVIAFLLSFQFKTRRNIILINLSSRVLYILQYIFLGAFEGAVLDFIGLISSFVAKNKEKENFIKYFKCFVFAIYTILIIAGILLYENIYSLFALFGIFFEITALFLIRERNIRILSLISAPFWLVYNFANSAYGSALGSVLVMISIIIALYRLDYKKTRS; encoded by the coding sequence ATGATAACAGCACAAGTTTTAGGAATAATGGCAGTTATAGCCTTTCTTCTTAGTTTTCAGTTCAAAACGAGAAGAAATATAATTCTTATAAATTTAAGTTCAAGAGTTTTATACATACTGCAATATATTTTTTTAGGTGCTTTTGAGGGTGCAGTTTTAGATTTTATAGGTTTAATCTCATCCTTTGTTGCAAAGAATAAAGAAAAAGAAAATTTTATAAAATATTTTAAGTGTTTTGTATTTGCTATTTATACTATCTTAATTATTGCAGGAATTTTACTTTATGAAAATATATATAGCCTGTTTGCACTTTTTGGCATTTTCTTTGAAATAACAGCATTATTTCTTATAAGAGAAAGGAATATAAGAATTCTTTCTTTGATTTCAGCACCTTTCTGGCTGGTATATAATTTTGCAAATTCGGCATATGGCTCTGCTTTAGGCAGTGTGCTTGTAATGATTTCTATAATAATTGCACTTTACAGATTAGATTATAAAAAAACAAGGAGTTGA
- a CDS encoding TAXI family TRAP transporter solute-binding subunit, with translation MKKILLVMLMAAMVVSLIACGSQSSTIFTMGTGGTAGTYYGYGGVLSQYMANKGGVTVNVVSTDGSKANIQGIDAGDYQLGTVQSDVMSYAWAGTRSFENEGKIESFRTVAGLYAEAVQLITMDKSIKSVADLKGKSVSIGAPGSGVYFNAIDVLTAAGITENDIKAQYQSFADSADALKDGKIDAAFIVAGPPTPAITELCTSSEAYLVPIDGDIAKKLIADCPFYTEHKIPAGTYKGQEQDVTTVTVKATLIVSKDASEDDVYNLTKSVFDNIEAITNENAKGAELSIENATSGMTVPFHPGAARYFAEKGVTVAVE, from the coding sequence ATGAAAAAGATTCTTTTAGTAATGCTAATGGCTGCTATGGTTGTTTCTCTAATCGCATGTGGTAGTCAGTCATCAACAATATTTACAATGGGTACAGGTGGAACTGCCGGTACATATTATGGTTACGGCGGAGTTCTTTCTCAGTATATGGCTAACAAAGGCGGAGTTACAGTTAATGTTGTTTCTACCGACGGTTCAAAAGCCAATATTCAGGGTATAGATGCTGGAGATTATCAACTTGGTACTGTTCAGTCTGACGTTATGAGTTATGCATGGGCAGGTACACGTTCTTTTGAAAATGAAGGTAAAATTGAATCTTTCAGAACTGTTGCAGGTTTATATGCAGAAGCAGTTCAGCTTATTACAATGGATAAATCAATAAAAAGCGTTGCAGACCTTAAAGGTAAGAGCGTATCAATCGGTGCTCCAGGTTCCGGTGTTTACTTTAACGCTATTGACGTGTTAACTGCAGCAGGTATCACTGAAAATGATATCAAAGCTCAGTATCAGTCATTTGCTGACAGTGCAGATGCTTTAAAAGACGGTAAAATTGATGCTGCATTTATCGTTGCAGGTCCTCCAACACCGGCTATTACAGAACTTTGCACATCAAGTGAAGCATACTTAGTTCCTATCGATGGAGATATCGCTAAAAAACTTATCGCAGATTGTCCGTTCTATACAGAACATAAAATTCCTGCTGGTACATATAAAGGTCAGGAACAGGATGTTACAACAGTTACAGTTAAAGCAACTTTAATAGTTTCTAAAGATGCGTCTGAAGACGATGTATATAACCTTACAAAATCTGTATTTGATAACATCGAAGCGATTACTAATGAAAATGCAAAAGGTGCTGAATTAAGTATCGAAAATGCAACAAGTGGTATGACAGTTCCATTCCATCCAGGTGCTGCCAGATACTTTGCAGAAAAAGGTGTTACAGTAGCAGTTGAATAA
- a CDS encoding TRAP transporter fused permease subunit, protein MDIDAVMKKYDRESNTRIWEGKPKIVVNCLLAAFSLFCMYVTLFANLLEEVRLTSFVAFILFIGYLVYPMRKGTQKVNHMPWYDILLMVLGVGAFLYYMFNARDIIQQGAKFEWYQIVIGIIAIISVGELCRRSVGIPIIIVAGCFIVYALIWGVRNPSVWGKINYVVRSLFYGKEGIISTPVNVCSKFIVVFIIFGAFLERTGIADFFIKISNAVVGGFSGGPAKVAVVVSAMEGMVSGSSVANTVGSGSVTIPLMKRTGYKPEFAAAAEASASTGGQIMPPIMGAAAFLMADYIGVPYSTIVVCAILPAILYFAGVFIAVHLEAKKEGLRGLTKDERPRFLPLLKKTYLLLPLIVLVYLVTTSTRSIQYAAAIAIVVAIIVGALNKDDRITLKKIWEALAAGGQGMIAVAAACSVAGIIAGTITMTGLANIMINGIVALAGNQVIIALFLTMLCCIVLGMGVPTTANYCIMAATCAPILVRMGVPQIAAHFFVFYFGIVADLTPPVALAAYAGAAIAQANPMKTALTATKLAIGAFIVPYVFALNPAMLFVDTTVFEVVLISITSLIGMYAVAAALQGYFIHNMSWAERILSLIGGLLLIYPGGVTDTVGLCLVAFVLVVQIISRKKLKV, encoded by the coding sequence ATGGATATAGATGCGGTAATGAAAAAATATGACCGTGAATCTAATACAAGAATATGGGAAGGCAAACCAAAAATTGTTGTTAATTGTTTACTTGCTGCCTTTTCTCTTTTTTGTATGTATGTAACTTTGTTTGCAAACTTGCTTGAGGAAGTTCGTTTAACTTCTTTTGTTGCTTTCATTCTTTTTATAGGCTACCTTGTTTATCCTATGAGAAAGGGAACACAAAAAGTTAATCATATGCCTTGGTATGACATTTTGCTTATGGTTCTTGGCGTAGGAGCATTTTTATATTATATGTTCAATGCCAGAGATATAATTCAGCAGGGTGCAAAATTTGAATGGTATCAGATAGTTATAGGTATAATAGCAATTATTTCTGTGGGTGAACTTTGCAGAAGAAGTGTTGGTATTCCTATTATTATCGTTGCAGGATGCTTTATTGTATATGCACTCATCTGGGGTGTTCGTAACCCTTCTGTATGGGGTAAAATAAATTATGTTGTACGCAGTCTTTTCTATGGAAAAGAAGGTATTATATCCACACCGGTTAATGTTTGTTCTAAATTTATCGTTGTGTTTATAATTTTTGGTGCGTTTTTGGAAAGAACAGGAATAGCAGATTTCTTTATTAAGATAAGTAATGCTGTTGTAGGTGGATTTTCAGGTGGTCCTGCAAAGGTTGCTGTTGTTGTTAGTGCAATGGAGGGTATGGTTTCAGGCTCATCAGTTGCAAACACAGTAGGCTCAGGGTCAGTTACAATTCCACTTATGAAAAGAACAGGATATAAACCTGAATTTGCAGCAGCAGCAGAAGCGTCTGCTTCAACAGGTGGACAAATAATGCCACCTATTATGGGTGCTGCAGCGTTCCTTATGGCAGACTATATTGGTGTACCATACAGTACAATAGTTGTATGCGCAATTTTACCGGCTATTTTATATTTTGCCGGAGTATTTATAGCAGTTCATCTTGAAGCAAAGAAAGAGGGCTTAAGAGGCTTAACTAAAGACGAACGACCAAGATTTCTTCCGCTTCTTAAGAAAACATATTTGTTGCTTCCGCTTATAGTTTTAGTATATCTTGTAACCACAAGCACGCGTTCTATTCAGTATGCTGCAGCAATAGCGATTGTTGTTGCCATTATTGTAGGGGCGTTGAACAAAGATGACAGAATAACCTTAAAAAAAATATGGGAAGCACTTGCAGCCGGTGGTCAGGGAATGATTGCAGTTGCTGCTGCTTGTAGTGTTGCAGGCATTATAGCAGGTACAATTACTATGACAGGTCTTGCAAATATTATGATAAACGGTATCGTTGCTCTTGCAGGAAATCAGGTTATTATTGCACTGTTCCTTACAATGCTTTGTTGTATAGTTCTTGGTATGGGAGTTCCTACTACTGCTAACTATTGTATTATGGCTGCAACTTGTGCGCCAATTCTTGTAAGAATGGGAGTTCCTCAGATTGCGGCACATTTCTTTGTATTCTATTTTGGAATAGTTGCCGATTTAACACCTCCTGTTGCTCTTGCAGCATATGCTGGGGCGGCTATTGCACAGGCAAACCCTATGAAAACTGCTTTAACTGCAACAAAACTTGCAATAGGTGCATTTATAGTACCGTATGTGTTTGCACTAAATCCTGCAATGTTATTTGTTGATACAACAGTGTTTGAAGTTGTTTTAATAAGTATTACATCTTTAATTGGTATGTACGCAGTGGCTGCGGCCCTTCAGGGATACTTTATTCACAATATGAGTTGGGCAGAAAGAATTTTAAGCCTTATTGGAGGTCTTCTTCTAATTTATCCGGGAGGAGTAACTGATACAGTTGGTTTATGCTTGGTGGCATTCGTTCTTGTTGTTCAGATTATTTCAAGAAAGAAATTAAAGGTTTAA